The Methanomethylovorans hollandica DSM 15978 genome includes a region encoding these proteins:
- a CDS encoding phage tail protein has translation MVRQDPYRQFRFRVEIDGISQAGFSECTFADTTTDPVEYREGDEIPVFRKLSGLTKYGNITLKWGITDSMDLYNWRQQVIDSGAQGARRNMSIILIDEAGSDKARWNIVRAWPSKYDPVDFSAKGNEVAIETLEIVHEGFKRDS, from the coding sequence ATGGTAAGACAGGATCCATACAGACAGTTCAGGTTCAGGGTTGAAATCGATGGAATAAGCCAGGCTGGTTTTAGCGAGTGTACTTTTGCAGATACCACCACCGACCCTGTTGAATATAGGGAAGGGGACGAAATACCTGTATTCCGTAAGCTTTCAGGTTTAACCAAATACGGGAACATCACCCTCAAATGGGGGATCACAGATTCCATGGACCTTTATAATTGGAGGCAGCAGGTCATAGATTCGGGTGCTCAGGGTGCGAGGAGAAATATGTCCATCATACTTATCGACGAGGCTGGAAGTGATAAGGCACGGTGGAACATTGTAAGAGCATGGCCAAGTAAATATGATCCAGTGGATTTCAGTGCCAAAGGTAATGAAGTTGCCATCGAGACACTGGAAATAGTGCATGAAGGCTTTAAGAGGGATTCCTGA
- a CDS encoding phage tail sheath family protein, which produces MSTSTVGFLGLTERGPTIPPKLVTSWTQFMRVYGSYTEDSYLPYAVEGFFSNGGKRCYIARVVRRGVEGAGGAESAALTKGEVIFKAIGEGAWGNRVAIRVDNSSIDPENDEPAGKRSFKLTIAYWKNVNFPANFNVPDTEKERKFRELLERADSVETFDNLSEDATSSDFFLKKLGDPLNNLSNLVVMEGSGRPSNTEDTVFFDVLEDGLDAEETSVPLSRRDFLGDPAAVPGKKEGLTALGDIDEISILCAPDLHQLSSDIRKTLISDLLTQCEVLKDRFAILEVGKDNPNISGLTIISTAGRQSKYGAIYYPWLKVYDPLSQQIKQVPPGGHVAGIYARSDIERGVHKAPANEVVRGALGLEFELTKDEQGILNPRGINVIRNFTDRGILVWGARNIVLDPLWKYINVRRLFIYIEESIEKGTQWVVFEPNNERLWARVRATITQFLTTVWKDGALMGTKPEEAFFVKCDRTTMTQDDIDNGRLICVIGIAPVKPAEFVIFRIAQWAGGSAATE; this is translated from the coding sequence CAGTAATGGAGGTAAACGTTGTTATATTGCACGGGTTGTCCGACGGGGTGTTGAAGGTGCCGGAGGAGCAGAATCTGCTGCTTTGACCAAGGGCGAAGTGATCTTCAAGGCCATTGGAGAAGGGGCCTGGGGCAACAGGGTTGCTATAAGAGTTGACAATTCTTCGATCGACCCTGAAAATGATGAACCTGCCGGAAAACGATCCTTTAAACTGACAATAGCTTACTGGAAGAATGTGAATTTTCCAGCAAATTTTAATGTTCCCGACACGGAAAAAGAGAGAAAATTTAGGGAACTACTTGAAAGAGCGGATTCTGTGGAGACTTTTGACAATCTTTCAGAAGATGCAACATCATCGGACTTTTTTCTTAAAAAGTTAGGAGATCCACTGAACAATCTTTCAAATCTCGTAGTCATGGAAGGTTCAGGCAGGCCTTCAAACACAGAAGACACTGTATTTTTCGATGTCTTGGAAGACGGCCTTGATGCAGAAGAAACATCAGTGCCATTAAGCAGGCGTGACTTCCTCGGAGATCCTGCAGCAGTACCGGGGAAAAAAGAGGGGCTTACTGCTTTAGGGGATATCGATGAAATATCCATCCTATGTGCTCCGGACCTGCATCAACTCTCTTCGGATATAAGGAAGACATTAATAAGCGATCTTCTTACCCAGTGTGAAGTCCTCAAGGACAGGTTTGCTATCCTTGAAGTGGGGAAAGACAACCCTAACATTTCAGGCTTGACAATTATTAGCACTGCTGGCAGACAATCCAAGTACGGGGCTATCTACTATCCATGGTTAAAGGTGTATGATCCCCTGAGCCAGCAGATCAAGCAGGTCCCGCCAGGCGGGCATGTTGCTGGCATCTATGCCCGCAGCGATATCGAGCGTGGAGTGCATAAGGCTCCTGCAAATGAGGTTGTAAGAGGAGCATTAGGGCTTGAGTTCGAGTTAACTAAAGATGAGCAAGGCATCCTGAACCCCAGAGGGATCAATGTGATCCGTAATTTTACAGATCGGGGAATACTCGTATGGGGAGCCAGGAATATCGTGCTTGATCCTCTCTGGAAATACATCAATGTCCGCCGTCTTTTCATCTATATTGAAGAGTCCATTGAAAAAGGCACTCAGTGGGTTGTTTTCGAGCCGAACAACGAAAGGCTCTGGGCAAGGGTCAGGGCTACCATCACCCAATTCCTTACCACTGTCTGGAAGGACGGCGCTCTGATGGGTACAAAGCCCGAAGAAGCGTTCTTTGTGAAATGCGACAGGACGACCATGACCCAGGACGATATTGACAATGGCAGGTTGATCTGTGTGATCGGCATAGCTCCTGTAAAACCTGCAGAATTTGTGATATTCCGTATAGCCCAGTGGGCAGGAGGGAGCGCAGCCACGGAATAA